Proteins co-encoded in one endosymbiont 'TC1' of Trimyema compressum genomic window:
- a CDS encoding methyltransferase domain-containing protein yields MSYWKPNLYLTFKQERTQPSIDLVGKIEKENPLRIIDIGCGPGNSTFVLKNRCPGAEIIGIDNSESMIEQAKEKDNDIQWICKDVQFALSELGTFDIVFSNAAIQWIPDQHLLLQRLFQMLNSGGILAVQVPCTKNANSYRVAKT; encoded by the coding sequence ATGTCATATTGGAAACCTAATTTATACTTAACTTTTAAGCAAGAGCGTACACAACCATCAATTGATTTAGTTGGGAAAATTGAAAAAGAAAATCCTTTAAGAATTATTGATATAGGTTGTGGACCAGGTAATAGTACTTTTGTTCTTAAAAATAGATGTCCCGGTGCAGAAATAATTGGTATTGATAATTCGGAATCAATGATTGAACAAGCAAAAGAAAAAGATAATGATATACAGTGGATTTGCAAAGATGTACAATTTGCTTTATCAGAATTGGGAACATTTGATATTGTGTTTTCTAATGCTGCTATTCAGTGGATTCCAGATCAGCATTTACTTTTGCAAAGATTATTTCAAATGTTAAATAGTGGAGGCATTTTAGCTGTACAGGTGCCATGCACAAAAAATGCCAATTCATATAGGGTTGCAAAAACTTAG
- a CDS encoding C-GCAxxG-C-C family (seleno)protein has translation MNEEDNKNRKELYTQLQIFYEDIKEKFGSLNCYEIVGVNFLCPQDASRYKDEKHEQACKPLVSYITNKIAYIIKNEV, from the coding sequence ATTAACGAGGAGGATAATAAAAATCGAAAAGAATTGTATACACAACTGCAAATCTTTTATGAAGATATCAAAGAAAAATTTGGCAGTCTGAATTGTTATGAGATTGTGGGTGTGAATTTTTTGTGTCCTCAAGATGCAAGTCGATATAAAGATGAAAAACATGAACAAGCTTGTAAACCCTTAGTATCATATATTACTAATAAAATAGCATATATAATAAAAAATGAAGTATAG
- a CDS encoding flavodoxin domain-containing protein, with translation MKTLTIIYWSGTGNTETMAMTINEAAKAKGYESVLKSVENATLEDVKKSNYLAFGCPAMGAEELEDEMESFMNNMTSSELIKNKKPYYSALMTGVTENG, from the coding sequence ATGAAAACATTAACTATAATTTATTGGAGTGGCACAGGTAATACAGAAACAATGGCAATGACCATTAACGAGGCTGCAAAAGCTAAAGGTTATGAATCTGTTCTAAAAAGTGTAGAAAATGCTACCCTAGAGGATGTCAAAAAAAGTAACTACTTAGCATTTGGTTGCCCAGCCATGGGAGCTGAAGAATTAGAAGATGAAATGGAGAGCTTCATGAATAACATGACTTCTTCTGAGCTTATTAAGAATAAAAAACCATATTATTCGGCTCTTATGACTGGGGTGACGGAGAATGGATGA
- a CDS encoding MoaD/ThiS family protein — protein sequence MIQIEVKGVGFYRDIFKKGHLTIDIPFSENNTPTVFTVLKILDELYKGEVGKELYLEDGTITDWSRILLNGRDIRFLAGDKLYVKKQSLSNFNVCSCWRIRRFKGYNQMIIAFLFYCKL from the coding sequence TTGATTCAAATAGAAGTAAAAGGTGTGGGTTTTTATAGAGATATTTTTAAAAAGGGGCACTTAACAATTGATATTCCTTTTTCAGAAAATAATACGCCTACTGTTTTTACAGTTTTAAAAATATTAGATGAACTGTATAAAGGAGAAGTTGGAAAAGAACTCTATTTAGAAGATGGAACCATAACAGATTGGTCAAGGATTCTTTTAAATGGAAGAGATATTCGTTTCCTAGCAGGGGATAAACTTTATGTAAAGAAACAATCACTCTCTAATTTTAATGTCTGTTCTTGCTGGAGGATAAGAAGATTTAAAGGCTACAATCAAATGATTATAGCCTTTCTTTTTTATTGCAAATTGTAA
- a CDS encoding ferritin-like domain-containing protein: MQFEISSAYLYLAMSIKMHELNYKGYASWLKKQYEKELEHADEFIEFVQKEMLCLH; encoded by the coding sequence ATTCAATTTGAGATTAGCTCTGCCTACCTCTATCTTGCTATGTCAATTAAAATGCATGAACTTAACTATAAAGGATATGCAAGTTGGTTGAAAAAGCAATATGAGAAAGAGCTAGAACATGCAGATGAATTTATTGAGTTTGTACAAAAAGAGATGCTATGCTTACATTAA
- a CDS encoding MBL fold metallo-hydrolase yields the protein MGDSFDLVDTGLFKETNELILQIEKQGFNIKLLHKIILTYCHCDHIDGGEQLKRQTGILIAAHSEDKPFILQEKIIGGLYRSMMAYEQKLMKRFDCNISSIDIVLKDGDIIDSLGGLQAIHVPGHTPGSIALYQAERKIMFFQDVVRNKVNKGLVIGVPEKFNIDTEQIVKDAYKLMQYDINYALFGHGEPILINTNYLLKAAKTPQEFAMWKKNAKKELMMKI from the coding sequence TTGGGCGATAGTTTTGATTTAGTTGATACTGGACTATTTAAAGAAACCAATGAATTGATTTTACAAATTGAAAAACAAGGGTTTAATATTAAATTGTTGCATAAAATAATTCTCACGTATTGTCATTGTGATCATATAGATGGAGGAGAACAGTTAAAAAGACAAACTGGCATATTAATTGCAGCTCATTCAGAGGATAAACCTTTTATTTTGCAGGAAAAAATAATAGGTGGGCTATATCGAAGTATGATGGCTTATGAACAAAAATTAATGAAAAGGTTTGATTGCAATATTTCTAGCATTGATATTGTTTTAAAAGATGGAGATATAATTGATTCATTAGGTGGTTTGCAGGCAATACATGTGCCAGGACATACACCAGGTAGTATTGCATTGTATCAAGCTGAGCGAAAAATAATGTTTTTTCAAGACGTAGTCAGAAATAAAGTAAATAAAGGACTTGTTATTGGAGTGCCAGAAAAGTTTAATATTGATACTGAACAGATAGTTAAAGATGCTTATAAATTAATGCAATATGATATTAATTATGCACTCTTTGGTCATGGGGAGCCAATATTAATTAATACTAATTACCTATTAAAAGCAGCAAAAACGCCACAAGAATTTGCAATGTGGAAAAAGAATGCAAAAAAAGAATTGATGATGAAGATTTAA
- a CDS encoding MarR family winged helix-turn-helix transcriptional regulator, whose protein sequence is MDNTINENKDVSQKLYTLFRRCSHSLSRGHQYGGSMHPSQFRILMLISKKESVTQGELLAIMGIRAASLSQLLCKIERKGLISRSKDLEDKRSVVISITDLGEAVLKESMNDQQTKFKELFSSLSEEEQFNLSNLLEKLLTSWNEDCYYNSDKRNKNQRRKRMCGHSYKERHGNDGD, encoded by the coding sequence ATGGATAACACTATAAATGAAAACAAAGATGTATCGCAAAAACTATATACGCTTTTTCGACGGTGCTCACATAGCTTAAGTCGAGGGCATCAGTATGGTGGCAGTATGCATCCTAGCCAATTCCGAATATTGATGCTAATATCTAAAAAGGAATCTGTTACTCAAGGAGAGCTTTTGGCGATTATGGGAATAAGGGCGGCTTCATTAAGTCAACTTCTATGTAAAATTGAAAGAAAAGGGTTGATTAGTCGTTCGAAAGATCTAGAAGATAAACGCTCGGTAGTTATTTCTATAACAGATCTTGGAGAAGCAGTTCTTAAAGAAAGTATGAATGATCAACAAACTAAATTTAAAGAGCTTTTTTCTTCTTTATCTGAAGAAGAACAGTTTAATTTGAGTAATCTTTTAGAAAAATTACTAACATCATGGAATGAAGATTGCTATTACAACAGTGATAAAAGAAATAAAAATCAACGTAGAAAAAGGATGTGTGGACATTCTTATAAAGAACGCCATGGTAATGATGGTGATTAA
- a CDS encoding HNH endonuclease, translated as MANNRKSLSEKTGFEVFKKDMFACKYCGRQSPLVVLEVDHIKPVAEGGTNGIKNLITSLVLTVTGEKEKES; from the coding sequence ATGGCAAATAACAGAAAATCATTAAGTGAAAAAACTGGATTTGAAGTTTTTAAAAAAGATATGTTTGCTTGTAAATATTGTGGTAGGCAATCACCTTTAGTGGTATTAGAAGTTGACCATATAAAGCCGGTTGCAGAGGGTGGAACTAACGGAATAAAAAATCTTATTACTTCTCTTGTTTTGACTGTAACAGGGGAAAAGGAAAAAGAAAGTTAA
- a CDS encoding aldehyde ferredoxin oxidoreductase C-terminal domain-containing protein: MLDEYYEARNWTQNGIPTIEKLKELGLEDTINDLPA, translated from the coding sequence ATGTTAGATGAGTATTATGAAGCTAGAAATTGGACCCAGAATGGTATTCCAACAATTGAGAAATTAAAAGAGCTAGGACTAGAGGATACTATTAATGATCTTCCTGCATAA
- a CDS encoding TetR/AcrR family transcriptional regulator has translation MKKSSSQISITELANKAGVSRRIFYRHFKSKEDILIYQLSKISNEYYHRLVNAHLLDTYIIAEIFFTACYNHLSFLKALHKQKLMFFLFYEINKLLPLLHKNVVTKEFDEKFQNNIAYVISFQAGGFWSILNHRIENEANISPKEIAKILSDINLQLI, from the coding sequence ATGAAAAAATCATCCTCCCAAATAAGCATAACTGAGCTAGCAAATAAAGCAGGTGTCAGTAGACGAATATTTTATCGCCACTTCAAATCTAAAGAGGATATTCTAATATATCAACTGAGTAAAATAAGCAACGAATATTATCATAGGCTTGTAAACGCACATTTATTAGATACCTATATAATAGCAGAAATTTTTTTCACAGCCTGCTACAATCATCTTTCGTTTTTAAAAGCATTACATAAACAAAAGCTAATGTTCTTTTTATTTTATGAAATTAATAAGCTATTACCACTTTTACACAAAAATGTTGTAACCAAAGAATTTGATGAAAAGTTCCAAAATAATATTGCATATGTAATTTCATTTCAAGCAGGGGGATTTTGGAGTATTCTAAACCATCGGATTGAAAATGAAGCTAATATAAGTCCAAAAGAAATTGCCAAGATTTTGTCAGATATTAATCTCCAATTGATATAA
- a CDS encoding aldehyde ferredoxin oxidoreductase C-terminal domain-containing protein: protein MGNGSDYYALHVKGLELPAYDVRGLKAHGLNFATCVTQVQTIIKVIQIKKYLGCQFLIL, encoded by the coding sequence ATTGGTAACGGCTCTGACTACTATGCACTACATGTAAAAGGCTTGGAACTTCCTGCTTATGATGTTAGAGGTCTAAAGGCTCATGGTTTGAATTTTGCTACCTGTGTTACACAGGTGCAGACCATAATAAAGGTTATTCAAATCAAGAAGTATTTGGGTTGCCAGTTCCTTATCCTGTAG
- a CDS encoding helix-turn-helix domain-containing protein — protein MRKLGEVTQAELASYIGVSKGSIGFYEKAERTPDIEVLAKIADFFGVTLEYLLGWSDNLFRENLDAGNQLKLSDTAIVNIFCLDEENYNLKRLFNHFLESKYFFEFMFALNDYCTGTYKKYFNDGKDYVTFHLTKIIELFNDIFNDYTEIENTLETIKLCEEMGCTIEEYGHKNYENKISKLNEYEKNNMPSLAEIERMYLLPYESEIDTQSHKIKMKIRKKYSIILAVLSAT, from the coding sequence TTGCGAAAATTAGGAGAAGTTACACAAGCTGAATTAGCTAGTTATATAGGTGTTTCAAAAGGGAGTATAGGATTTTATGAAAAAGCTGAAAGAACACCTGATATTGAAGTTTTGGCAAAAATAGCAGACTTCTTTGGTGTTACTTTAGAATATCTATTAGGTTGGAGCGACAATCTATTTAGAGAAAATTTAGATGCTGGAAATCAATTGAAACTCTCTGATACTGCAATTGTTAACATTTTTTGTTTAGATGAAGAAAATTATAATCTAAAACGTTTATTTAATCATTTTCTTGAAAGTAAATATTTTTTTGAATTTATGTTTGCATTAAATGACTATTGCACAGGTACATATAAAAAATATTTTAATGATGGTAAGGATTATGTTACCTTTCATTTAACAAAAATTATAGAGTTATTTAATGATATTTTTAATGATTATACCGAAATTGAAAATACTCTAGAAACTATAAAATTATGTGAAGAAATGGGCTGTACAATAGAAGAATATGGGCACAAGAATTATGAAAACAAAATTAGTAAATTAAACGAGTATGAAAAAAATAACATGCCTTCCCTAGCAGAAATTGAACGGATGTATTTATTGCCTTATGAATCAGAAATAGATACGCAGTCTCATAAAATTAAAATGAAAATCCGCAAAAAATACAGTATCATTTTAGCAGTATTATCTGCCACATAA
- a CDS encoding aldehyde ferredoxin oxidoreductase C-terminal domain-containing protein, whose amino-acid sequence MCYTGADHNKGYSNQEVFGLPVPYPVERLDIKGKGILTKFNQDFCGTYDVATLCEFPATLALAETAQKLIGDLLTATTGWGYSEEEIWVVGERLNNICRMFNVRDGFSRKEDTMPERIMVEPLKFGVSKGEVISQENLRHYVR is encoded by the coding sequence CTGTGTTACACAGGTGCAGACCATAATAAAGGTTATTCAAATCAAGAAGTATTTGGGTTGCCAGTTCCTTATCCTGTAGAACGTTTGGATATTAAGGGGAAGGGTATTCTAACTAAGTTTAATCAAGATTTTTGTGGAACCTATGATGTTGCTACATTATGCGAGTTTCCAGCAACCTTAGCATTAGCAGAAACAGCTCAAAAATTAATCGGTGATTTACTGACAGCTACAACTGGCTGGGGTTATTCTGAAGAAGAAATTTGGGTTGTTGGAGAGCGTCTGAATAATATTTGTAGAATGTTTAATGTGAGAGACGGTTTCTCTAGAAAAGAAGATACTATGCCAGAGAGAATTATGGTTGAACCATTAAAATTTGGAGTATCTAAAGGAGAAGTGATTTCTCAAGAGAATTTAAGACACTATGTTAGATGA
- a CDS encoding transposase encodes MGRNVQTIWARRFNNEKSSYSGNFKASVIEYMHDKKLSLFQTAIHFGIPSDSTLIVWKRIYYEEAWKNVNRVDRKSEIKF; translated from the coding sequence ATGGGTAGAAATGTACAAACAATATGGGCCAGAAGGTTTAATAATGAAAAAAGTAGTTATTCTGGTAATTTTAAAGCATCTGTAATAGAATATATGCATGATAAAAAGCTATCTCTATTTCAAACAGCCATTCATTTCGGGATACCATCTGACTCAACGTTGATAGTATGGAAGCGAATATACTATGAGGAGGCTTGGAAGAATGTCAATAGAGTAGATAGAAAAAGTGAAATTAAGTTTTAA